A genomic region of Chionomys nivalis chromosome 12, mChiNiv1.1, whole genome shotgun sequence contains the following coding sequences:
- the Gjb6 gene encoding gap junction beta-6 protein, protein MDWGALHTVIGGVNKHSTSIGKVWITVIFIFRVMILVVAAQEVWGDEQEDFVCNTLQPGCKNVCYDHFFPVSHIRLWALQLIFVSTPALLVAMHVAYYRHETARKFKRGEKRNEFKDLEDIKRQKVRIEGSLWWTYTSSIFFRIIFEAAFMYVFYFLYNGYHLPWVLKCGIEPCPNLVDCFISRPTEKTVFTVFMISASVICMLLNVAELCYLLLKLCFRRSKRMQAQRNHALKESKQNEINELISDSGQNAITSFPS, encoded by the coding sequence ATGGACTGGGGGGCCCTGCACACAGTCATCGGCGGCGTGAACAAGCACTCCACCAGCATAGGGAAGGTGTGGATCACGGTCATCTTCATTTTCCGAGTCATGATCCTCGTGGTGGCTGCCCAGGAAGTGTGGGGTGATGAGCAGGAGGACTTTGTGTGCAACACTCTGCAGCCAGGGTGCAAGAATGTGTGTTACGACCACTTCTTCCCGGTGTCCCACATCCGGCTCTGGGCTCTGCAGCTGATCTTCGTGTCTACCCCAGCGCTGCTGGTGGCCATGCATGTGGCCTACTACAGACACGAAACCGCCCGGAAGTTCAAACGCGGAGAGAAGAGGAATGAGTTTAAAGATCTGGAGGACATCAAACGGCAGAAGGTGCGCATCGAGGGCTCGCTCTGGTGGACATACACCAGCAGCATCTTCTTCCGCATCATCTTTGAAGCCGCCTTCATGTATGTGTTCTACTTCCTCTACAATGGCTACCACCTGCCCTGGGTACTGAAATGCGGCATTGAGCCCTGCCCCAATCTTGTAGACTGCTTCATTTCGAGACCAACCGAGAAAACGGTGTTTACTGTTTTTATGATTTCCGCATCTGTGATTTGCATGCTGCTCAACGTGGCCGAGTTGTGCTACCTGCTGCTCAAGCTGTGTTTCAGGAGATCCAAGAGAATGCAGGCGCAGAGAAACCACGCCCTGAAAGAGAGCAAGCAGAATGAAATAAATGAGCTCATCTCAGACAGTGGTCAAAACGCAATCACAAGTTTCCCGAGTTAA